A window of Apium graveolens cultivar Ventura chromosome 8, ASM990537v1, whole genome shotgun sequence contains these coding sequences:
- the LOC141678314 gene encoding uncharacterized protein LOC141678314, with amino-acid sequence MTNNYSSMHLQPPSSYLNQGSNNLIIEETNYDIKEMEAQHQQLLQNCNEHQLQVYDSVLESVNQNKGGLFFVYGSGGCGKTYLWMTLISKLRSKGDIVLPVASSGIATTLMPGGRTAHSRFKIPIVLDDFSLCNIGHDSDIAELIKQTKLIIWDEAPMQHRYAFECLDRSLKDITKSVDPARAQMPFEGITMVFGGDFRQILHVIAHGERGDIVSACITRSRLWLICKVFLLTKNMRLDKGNNEAELEKLRIFAKWVLDIGDGKVLPPVDESKKFLEDDIEVPPHFCDLESDNCVDKMIKSTYPNFTEKCRDPTYLSERAILTPTNQTVGHVNDLIVEKLPGESVSYFSVDQAEEFGGTKDDLKFAFPVEYLNSITFQDYHLMISNCGIVLMLIRNLNQTLGLCNGTRMMMTKCLKFCVECEVICGSFVGTRYFLPRMELCPSDTRMPYKLVRK; translated from the exons ATGACAAACAACTACAGTTCTATGCACTTGCAG CCTCCTTCCAGTTATTTGAATCAAGGTTCAAATAATTTGATCATTGAAGAAACAAACTATGACATAAAGGAGATGGAAGCTCAGCACCAGCAATTATTACAGAATTGTAATGAACATCAGTTACaagtttatgattctgttttggaATCAGTAAACCAAAACAAGGGTGGTCTTTTCTTTGTTTACGGTAGTGGTGGATGCGGGAAGACCTATTTATGGATGACCTTAATTTCCAAATTAAGATCAAAAGGAGACATTGTTCTACCTGTTGCATCCTCTGGCATAGCAACAACTCTTATGCCTGGTGGAAGAACAGCACACTCCCGTTTCAAGATCCCAATTGTTCTTGATGACTTTTCTTTGTGTAATATAGGTCATGATTCAGACATTGCGGAGTTGATTAAGCAAACAAAGCTAATAATTTGGGATGAGGCGCCCATGCAACATAGATATGCTTTTGAGTGCTTGGACAGGTCTTTGAAAGATATAACGAAGTCTGTGGATCCTGCACGTGCTCAAATGCCATTTGAAGGAATAACCATGGTGTTTGGAGGGGATTTCAGGCAAATTCTGCATGTCATAGCTCATGGTGAAAGAGGTGACATTGTCTCTGCGTGTATAACCAGATCTCGGTTATGGTTAATTTGCAAGGTGTTTTTGCTAACCAAGAATATGAGGTTGGATAAAGGTAACAACGAGGCAGAACTGGAGAAATTGAGAATATTTGCCAAGTGGGTTCTTGACATTGGCGATGGTAAAGTGCTTCCACCTGTTGATGAGAGCAAAAAGTTTCTTGAGGATGATATAGAGGTTCCACCTCATTTCTGTGATTTAGAATCTGACAACTGTGTTGACAAGATGATCAAAAGTACTTATCCAAATTTTACTGAGAAATGCAGAGATCCAACATACCTAAGTGAACGAGCTATACTAACTCCAACAAATCAAACAGTTGGACATGTTAATGACCTTATTGTTGAAAAGCTTCCAGGTGAATCTGTATCGTACTTTAGTGTGGACCAAGCGGAAGAATTTGGAGGCACGAAGGATGACCTCAAATTTGCATTTCCAGTTGAGTATCTCAACTCAATTACATTCCAGGATTACCACCTCATGATCTCAAATTGTGGTATCGTATTAATGTTAATACGAAACTTAAATCAGACATTAGGTTTATGCAATGGCACACGGATGATGATGACCAAATGTCTTAAGTTCTGTGTGGAGTGTGAAGTCATTTGTGGATCGTTTGTTGGTACTCGATATTTTTTACCCCGTATGGAGTTATGTCCAAGTGATACAAGAATGCCATACAAATTGGTGCGGAAGTAG
- the LOC141678243 gene encoding uncharacterized protein LOC141678243 isoform X1: protein MFFTKHTKINRDATKGIEIEKYAFDLIHIDELEKMSEDNRFLVDVAGNVENLEPLYTTQKTEHEKKMLKFDLSNGRFSVKVTLFDEIAERYEYLLKNKNEEPVMIIIATAKISKYQGLAYLTNYPATKIYVNPSHYSSKQITVGPEPINERQYSPEVEEEETMMTVKDIKAVGEDFLEKKIWCKITVKKLDEKAP from the exons ATGTTCTTCACTAAACACACCAAGATTAACAGAGATGCTACCAAAGGAATCGAGATAGAGAAATACGCCTTTGATCTAATACATATTGATGAACTTGAGAAAATGTCAGAGGACAACAGATTCTTAGTTG ATGTTGCTGGAAACGTAGAAAACTTGGAACCATTATACACAACACAGAAGACTGAGCATGAAAAGAAGATGTTGAAGTTCGATCTGTCAAACGGGAG GTTTTCTGTTAAGGTTACGTTATTTGACGAAATAGCAGAAAGATATGAGTACTTATTGAAAAACAAGAATGAGGAACCTGTTATGATTATTATTGCCACTGCAAAAATAAGCAAATATCAAG GTTTAGCTTATCTAACCAACTACCCAGCTACCAAAATATATGTCAATCCATCACACTACAGCTCGAAGCAGATCACAGTAGG ACCGGAACCAATAAATGAAAGGCAGTATAGTccagaggtggaagaagaagaaaCAATGATGACTGTGAAAGATATCAAAGCTGTTGGTGAAGATTTTTTGGAG AAGAAAATTTGGTGCAAGATCACAGTTAAAAAGTTGGATGAAAAAGCACCATGA
- the LOC141678243 gene encoding replication protein A 70 kDa DNA-binding subunit E-like isoform X2, whose product MTMEGKQFKGFNMVLLDSRNSRIHAFVPAKCEDEHYMKLKVGNVYSISRFIYQQYKKDFKYQLVRGDYQLMFSNDTNIKKLDATDTEINDNAFDFFDHADLKNLAKQTAYLADVVGIIKIHRGIEDIVNKHGKPQKQAKFTISNGSSNVNLLGQLWSKIPKRYCRG is encoded by the exons ATGACAATGGAAGGAAAACAGTTCAAAGGGTTCAATATGGTGTTATTAGACAGTCGG AATTCCAGAATCCATGCATTTGTTCCAGCAAAATGTGAGGATGAACATTACATGAAACTCAAGGTTGGGAACGTTTATAGCATAAGCAGGTTCATATATCAACAATACAAGAAAGATTTCAAGTACCAACTTGTCCGGGGTGACTACCAATTAATGTTCAGCAATGACACGAACATAAAAAAACTTGATGCAACTGACACAGAAATCAATGATAACGCGTTCGATTTCTTTGATCATGCAGATCTTAAAAATCTGGCTAAACAAACAGCTTACTTAGCAG ATGTGGTTGGGATAATAAAGATTCACCGAGGAATAGAAGACATAGTTAACAAGCACGGCAAACCGCAGAAACAAGCTAAGTTTACTATATCAAATGGAAG CTCAAACGTCAACCTTCTGGGACAACTATGGAGTAAAATTCCAAAAAGATATTGCAGAGGTTAA